The genomic stretch GAGTTGATGCTTGCCGAGACCGTTTCGAAGAGAGAGTCATCAGTTGTAATTATGCGATAATTATTCATATGGCTACAATGTAGGAGTTTGTTTGTTTCTTTCTTCCGACCAGGTACGCGGCAGCTGAGCAGGAAAAGGTGGAGATAAAATACTCAAAATTGGCATAAGAAAGGGGGTAGAATATGCTTTTTGAGACTGAAATGGTGTGTAAGTAAAAAAGAGTAAAAAGGACACGGTTTGATTGTGCTGATGGGGGGCAGAAGCGCCTGACCTGTTGTTGAGAATAATACATTGTATGTCGGTAAAGAAAATGCAACTTTGGTAAAAAACTTGACTCTTTCCCGAAAAAGCATTTTAATTTTTTTAGTCCCATAAAGGTGTTGCATAGCTGTCACTTTTCGTATTGAAAATGTTTTTTGTCACTGACGGTGCCGATAAATACGAGGAAAGAATGATTGCCAAAGTAGAATAATTATCGAGGTAATGATTTGTTAACTATGAAGAAAGTCATCTTGGTTCAATGTGTGCTCCTGCTTTTATTTTATATGTAAAGAAGAATGGCGGCGCGGAACGTCAAGCGGTTATTCTTGATTTGAGCTTGGTGGAATTTATGGACAGCAGCGGTGTCATAGCTATCGTTTTCATGTTTAAATCTTTGAACTCGAAAGTATCGCCCAAATTTCTTCTCTCCGAGCAAATTTTACCGAAAAAATATTATACATCCGGTCGGTGTTCAATTCAGTATGTTGTAGGACTTTTTTTTGCTATGCCTTTCTTTTTTAAAGTACAGAAAGGGTAACTCGTATTATTTCAAATTCATCGCGGTAATTATGAAAATAAAAGCGTTCCGTTGGTGGAAACAGGAAGTAGGAAGCTGGATGCTGTTGTTCCTGATAATTTTTTTTGTGTTTTTAGCGTACGCTAACTATTCTTCTCTATGGGTGAATTTTGGAGGGTTTGAGTGCAAAAATTTCCGGGACCTCATGTTTGAGGCCCCCCTTATTCTATATGTATCAGTGTTTTTTTTCTTCCCCAAAATAAAAAATAGATTCTGCAGATACTTAACCCCTCTTGTTTTTGGACTGGTTTTTTATACCTCTTTTGATGTTTTCTATAGTTTTCTGAAAAGGTCCCCGCATCCGTCAGATTTACGTAATATCAGCATGGTAACAGATTTTTCCCCTTGGCTTGGCCGCCTTATATTTATATGGCTCGTCATTGTTCCGACTGCATCTTTACTGTTTCTGGTCTGGCATACTGTAAAAGATTATCCAGCGAAGAAATTTTTTATTTCCTGGGGCGGTAGAACGGTCTCTTTTATTCTTATTGCAATGCTCCTTGGTTCAGCTGCTTTTGGAGATTTTTACACAAGAAGATTCAACTATATCGACTGGTCTCAGGAAAGGACCATAAAGAGTAACGGGCGGTTGGCCAGTTTTATCTATTATGGAGTACAGGAAGAAAGAAATAAGATTGCCTTGCGGAGCTTTTCAAAAAAGAAATTATCAAACACGATAGATATTCATAATACTTTATATCCCGACCATGGAATGATCAATAAAAGAAATATTCATTTTATTGCTCTTGAAAGCTTTCTTGATCCGCGCCTTATAGAGGGAGCAAACTTCAATACTTCTCCTTTATCAGAAGAGCTGGTTCCTTTTATGCTGGAAGGGGGGGAGTTTTCACATGTTGAATCACCTGTTTATGGGGGAAGAACCGCGCAGGCGGAATTCGAGCTTCTTTCTGGGATTAAGGCGTTGTCTAAAATAGACAGCATCGAATTTAACGTCATGATGGGTCGGCCAGCAGATAGCTTTATAAAAAAATTGACAGATTGCGGTTATCAGTCTATCGCAACTATAGCAAGCGGATCGGGATATTTCAATTCAAAGCAGGCCTACAGAACTCTTGGGATAAAAAAGGTATCTTTTTTAAAGGACATTGATCAATTTCGTGAACCGGACTGGATGCCTGTTTTTGACGGTGACGTGTTTCAATACCATCAGGAAGCAATGGAGAGCTTTGCTAAAGATAAAAAACAGCCGCTGGTGAGTTATATTCTTGGTATGTATGGGCATTTTCCGTACGGAACAGACCCGGAAAAACAACCGGATATCATTGAAGTACAACATGATGATGATCGTGTACATAAAATAGCGAATCAATTTTTTTATAGAACAGAAGCCGTTGCAAAATATATAAAGCGGCTGCTGCTGGGTGATCCTGACTGTGTTATTTATATCACAAGTGATCATCTGCCTCCTATACTTTGGGATGGAACAAGGTACATGCTTGATCAGCATATGAACATCGCCCTCCTTCTTGATGCAGGAAAACCTGTTGATGTATCGGGGAAAAAGTATTTTCAAATACCTTGGCTGATTTGGGAAATACTGGGGGGGCGGGAAGCTGACCGTAATATTGATGAGGAAGAGATGGAAAATCTCTATTTTAAGTTACTTTCCGCAAGTATCTCCAAATGACTGTAAAGGATGTTCTGAGCTCCTGCGGGAAGATTGTTATGCTTCCTTGCTGGGCCGGAGCGGTTGTGCTGTTGGCAGATGTCCTGCTCTGGCCGACGAACTCACAAGCGAAAGAAGAAACTTGGAGTGATATTTGGGACGGGCTGCAAAGCTCCTTTGCCCTGCCTTTTGATGAATGGGATATTGACACGTCGCCTCAGAATATTTTAGAAGATTTTATGGATAGATGGGACCCTGATGTTGGCATGTCTCTGGTGAAAAAGGGCAGCAAATATGCACCGGTTGTCAGTGCTGGTTTGAAATTTACACCGTTGGGATATTGGTTTGCAGAAACATCATTCTATCGCTATCTTGATAAAGATGATCAGAGCCCCTGGAATCCGGATTTTGTCTACCGGTTCGGCTATGAAGATTGGCATCCGTATACATTGAGTTTGGTGTACAGTAATTATTCGGGAAACCGTTCCTACCATGATATTGCTGAAAAATACAACAACGGTAGCTATTCGCTGAGCTGGGGTTTTCCTGTTCCTGATCTGCTTGCAGCTCCTTTTCTGATTGAGCCTGACAGGAAGATAAACTGTAGTCTGTCAATGAGTTATTCTCCTAGGTATACAGATGAAAATGGAGAAACCCAACGAGATCAGTCCCGTCTGAAATTGACATCCAATGCCCCTATTTATGGCGGGTGGTATTTCAGTGTCAGTTTTATATCTTATCTTAACAGCAATCAGCAGCAATCTTGGGACCCTGATTACACTTTTGAATTCGGCTGGCGCGGTGAATATTTTTCTGTATCATACAGTAATTACAGTGGGAATCGTTTTCCTTGGCGGAAAGATATGTCTCATGATGGAGGCCTTGGTGAGGGCAGCATAAGTATAAGCTGGAATTTATGATAACCATTGATTTAAAAAAACCTGCATTTCAATATGAACGAAAAATCAAGAAAGATATATATAGACTACTTGAGAGCAGCTGCAACAGTAGCCGTCATATTCATTCATTCGACTTCGGGATGGTACGGTCAAGTCGAAAATATTGATGCTGTGAGCTGGTGGGTAGCCAATATTTTTAATGCAGCAGCCCGTTTTTCAGTTCCTGTATTTGTTATGGCTTCTGGAGCAGTATTACTTGGAAAAACGATAACTATAGGTGACTTCTACCGCAAACGTGCGATCAGATTGCTTCCTCCGATTATTTTTTGGTCCGCTCTTTATACTCTTTTCAGAATATATAAGGGAATGGATAAGGAGTCGCTCATGCATTTTCTGACCATAGGTATCTGGTCTGAAGGAAGTGCATATTTCCATCTCTGGTATTTATCAATGTTTTTTTGCCTGATGCTGTTCGTTCCCTATATCAATAATGTTGTAACCGGTAAAAAAACGACCAGGAAAGAATTTACAGTTTTTATTCTCCTTGCATCAATATTTTTCCTGTTAAATACAGTGTCCGATCTTGCGAGAGAAATAAGCAATATTTACATGTACTGGCATCTCCTTTTTCAATGGTATATTGTTTATTTTATAGGAGGTTATTTCTTAGATAAATACGGTAAATCTTTCTCGTTCGGCAAGAGAGCGCTTGTTTTCGTAATCGTTATCCTTGTAGCTGTTGGATCTTTAGGGAATTTTTTAATTGTTGAGCGTTTTCATATTATAAAAGACTACCTTTTTCTTAACGATAAAGGAATTGTATCGTTACTTCTGTCTTTTTCAGTATTTCTTTTTTTTAGAAGATATACACCAGATTTTTGCCCTGCTCAGATAGCAGCGGTTTCGAAGAATTCTTTTGGGATATATCTTGTTCATCCTCTGATTTTGGATTTGCTGTCTTCGGTCTTTTATAAATTTTCTTTACCCGGCTACGCGCATATTCTGTTAATCTCACCGCTGACTTTTATTATTTCTTATTTTTTTATTACTATCATACGAAAAAACGGGTACCTTCGCAGTATTTGTTGACTATGGGGTCCACTTTAGGGTTCACTTTACGTCTTCCATCAAGGGCGGCACCGGGGGGAGTGTTTAAATAACATGTTTTACTTCAGCGAGTTTGAGTCAAGGTGTCCTCCATCTCCTTTACCGTATTCATCAGTTATGGAATTTCTATGGCAGATGTTTGCAAGCATGAATATTGCCGTCGGAGCGTGGTATATCAGTTGGCGCTGGTGCTGTTCGATAGACTACTCCGGCAGCGGGATCTGGTATTCTCTGTGGTGGTTTTCTCTGCCATTGGCAGCAGCAGAAACCTGTGCCTATCTCGGTTTGATTCTGTTCACCTTCAATCTGTGGAAGGTGAAAGACACTCCGCGCCGCCGACCGCCTCGTTCAATTCGAGAGTGCGTTGCCGACCCGGATGCCCATCCCGATCGCCCTCTTCAGGTTGATGTGTTTTTTCCTACAGTCAATGAAGACCCTGAATTGGTTCGGCTGAGTGTACGGGATGCAAAAAAGGTCACCTATCCTTCTCCCATCAATATTAAATTTTATATTCTTGATGACGGTCGACGCTCCTCCATGAAACAGATAGCTGAGGAGGAAAAGGTCGGCTACATCGTTCGGGATGAAAATGTTGGATTCAAGGCGGGAAACTTGGCCCATGCTATGGAAAGAACAAGCGGTGATTTTATCGTTATCTGCGATGCCGATACACGTATGTTCCCGACAATGATTGACCATACACTCGGCTATTTTCGCGACCCTGATGTTGCCTGGGTGCAAACCCCGCAATGGTTTTATGACATTCCTGAGGGGCGCCCTCTGGCGGTGGTCTGGAAGAATATTTTTGGGCGACCGGGTTGTCTGTTGGCAAAGGGGATTGAACGGCTGGTCGGGCCGATACGGATCGGCTGTGATCCCTTGACGAACGATCCTAAGATGTTTTATGATGTTATTTTGCGGCGACGAAACTGGGTCAATGCCTCTTTCTGTTGCGGTGCGGGGTCTGTTCATCGCCGTGATGCGGTCATGGAGGCGGCTTTGAAAAATTATACCGAAACAATCACCAACACTCTGCAGAAAAGCCAAAAACTGGAGAGGAAAATGAATCGTACTATCAGGCGTTTTTTTGCCAAGCAAAATATACAACAGGATATCGCGGGCGAGTACGCTCAGCGCCTTGATTTTGCAAGAAGTATTCCCTTTACTCCGTATAAGTTTCATGTTTCGGAAGATATCTACACTTCCATTATTCTTCATAGTGATCCAGAGCGTCGTTGGAAATCCGTGCAGCATCCTGAGGTGGAAAGTAAGATGTTGTCACCGCAGGATTTACGCAGCTGGATGGTCCAACGTTTTAAGTATGCTGGCGGTACGCTCGACATCATGTTGCGTGACCGAATGCTCTTTCGACAGGGACTTTCCTTGCCTCAGCGTCTGATGTACGGTGCCACCCTCTGGTCCTATCTCGGAGGGATCTGGAATTTGTTTTTTCTTTTGGGGCCGATTATTTATCTGTTCAGCGGTATTTCACCTGTTTCCGCCTATACCCCGGAATTTTTCAAGCATATTTTACCCTTTTTGTTGCTCACGGAGCTGGCTTTTATGACAGGAACTTGGGGAGTCAACGGCTTTCCCGGCAAAGCGTCATACCTGGCCTTTTTTTCCGTCAATATCCGTGCTCTGTTCACAGTGCTTAAAGGTGAACAGATTAAATTTCCGGTGACGCCCAAAGAGCGACAGGAAGGATGTTTTTTCTATCTAGTGTTGCCCCAGTTCACGGTTTCTCTACTGACGCTGCTCGGTATCATTTATGCATGGGCAATGCTTCTCAGCGGTACAGGCCCCCATACCTCCGGCGGTGTGATTATAAATACCTTCTGGGGCGGATATAACATCATAGCCCTCAGTACTTTGGTTCGGGCTGCTTTCTGGAAACCGCAGACATGAGCATCCCTATGAAGAAAGGATTACTTCGCGCCCGCAGTCATCTCGCTATGATTATCGGTCTGCTGCTTGCCTCAGCCTTGGTAATAACGCTTGAATTATGGGACACGGATTTCGTTGAAGATAAAATAGCTGAGTCAAATTTTCATAGTGATATCAAAATGCCGCAGCCTGGCCCGTTGACCGATAGAGAACACGAGTGGGCAAAAACTGCTTGGAGGTATTTTGAAAATAATTATCAGCCGGATACCGGTCTGGTGAACTCTGTGCAGGACTATCCCGCAACAACAATGTGGGATACTGCTTCGTATCTGATGGCTCTGGTCAGTGCCTATCGTCTTGAAATTATTTCTCATCATATTTTTGATACTCGGCTGTCATACGCCTTGGTCAGTCTTGGCAGGTTGGAGTTGTTTGAAGATAAGCTCCCGAATAAGTCCTATAACACCAAAACGTTGGCCATGAGCGATTATGACAACACGCCCAGTCCGCATGGCATAGGCTGGTCAGCTATTGACTTGGCCCGATTGGTGGTTCCGTTGCATATGATCATCCGACAGTATCCCGAATACACTGTGGAAGTAAACAAAATTTTACAGCGGTGGCAGTGGACGGCCCTGCTGAAAAATGGGCAGATGATCGGCGCACGGGTCAAAAACGGTCGGACAGAGTATGTGCAGGAGGGGCGTTTGGGGTATGAACAGTATGCTGCACGGGCTCTGGCGCTGCTGGGGCTGGATGTCAGTGTTGCCGGGGATACCGAAGCTTACCTGCATTTTTATCGTCAATATGGTATTGACGTACCTACCGACAGGCGTGGTCCAAAAAAATTCGGCGCGCTTAACTATGTTGTCAGCGAATCGTATATTCTTGACGGATTGGAATTCGGTGGAGGTAGAGTGACGGGAGAATTTGCCTGGCGGATTTATCGTGTGCAGGAAGAGCGTTACAGGAGGACCGGTACTCTCACCGCCGTCAGCGAGGACCATATCGACCGCCCCCCTTATTTTGTATATAATACAGTTTTTGTTAATGGTGAGTTTTGGAAGGCTGTCACAGATAATGGAAAAGATGCTGAGGAGTTCAAAACCCTCAGTGCCAAAGCCGTGTTTGGCTGGCAGGCTCTGTATCGAACTGAATACACCGGCACTCTACTGGATAATATCAAAAAACTGGGTGACCCGAAACTTGGCTGGTACGCCGGTATTTATGAAAAAAGCGGTAAGGTAAATGCGGTTCTGACCGCAAATACTAATGGGGTCATTTTGGAAAGTCTGGCAGCAATGCAATTCGGCGGACTGCTTCATCTGCCGGGTGTGAAACAATGAAAGGTGATGCTGCTTTTGCTTGTATTTTTTATGGGAAGATACTGTGAATTAAACTCGGTTACGGTTATTGTTTATGAAAAAGACAGCCTTTTTTTTCAGCCTTTTTCTTTTGGCTCAATGTATATCGGTCCACTCCGCTACTGCGTTCAGCCAGGATGATGTTGAAAAGTTGATAGCGACAAAGCTGTGCAAAAAATGCGATCTGTCCGGCGTAAGATTAGAAAGAGTAGATCTGCAAGGAGCCGAATTGCAAGGAGCAAATTTGAAGGATGCTCATATTTTTCAGGTGGGGGCACAGAATGCGGATTTTAGCTTTGCAAATTTAACGAATGTTTCAATTGTCCAATCAGATTTTAAGCAAGCTTTGTTCAATGAATCCCGTCTGGATGATATTTATATTTTTCAATCTTATTTACAGGGTGCTGATTTTCGCAGCGCATCTCTGAAAAAGTCCTCTCTTGCACAATCAGATTTTTCTTTTTCGGATTTCTCCGGTGCAGATCTTTCTCGTGCCCATCTTTCTGCAGTTGATTTCTCGGATACGAGATTGTTAAAAGCTGATTTAAAAAGGTCGTCTATTGAACACTCGAATTTTGTTCATGCAAATATGGAAGGATGTAGTTTAGAAGAGGCGAAAATGCAGGCTGTTGATCTTAATAAAGCGATTTTAAAACGTTCCAATCTAAAAAGAGCAGAATTTACGGCTGTAAGTTTTTTAGAGACTGAAGTGGTATCCTCTCCAAAATCCAGGGTAGCTAAATAAAATTTTTCAAAGCTTGCAATATGGCTCAATTTATAAGAATATATGCCTCATGAATGCAGATAGTCTGAAAACCTTACAACAGCTTCATATTGATTTTGACTCACTGCCCGACAATGGGGTGCAGGATAAAATCATGCTGTTGATAAACATCGTTGAGCAGTTAGCCCAGGAGAACCAAGAACTCAAGGAAACTGTCAAATTGCTCAAAGACGAGAACAACCGTCTCAAAGGAGAGCAGGGGTGTCCGATAATTCGACCCAAAACACAATCTGGTGATATTTCATCGGAGTCGGACCGTAAAAAGAAAAAAACAACAAAGCAACCCAAACGGAAAAAACGCAATCTTGTTATCCATGAGAAAAAAAGCTGCCCAGTGGATAAGGAAAAATTACCCGCTGATGCTGTACCAAAAGGACACGATACCGTTGTTGTTCAGGATATTATTATAGAGGTGAAAAACACCGCCTTTAAGCGGGAAGTCTATTATTCAGCATCAGAAAACCGACGAATCATCGGCGCATTACCCATTGAATATCAAGGTGGTTTCGGCCCCGGCATCAGGACATTGGTCCTCTGCTTATATAATGACTCCAACATGAGTCAGCCTAAAATCCATAGCTTGTTGCAGACAGTCGGTGTTGAAATCTCACCAGCAACAATTTCTCGCATAATAACAGACGATGTTACCTGTTTTCACGACGAAAAATCTGAAATTGTCTCGGCTGGTCTTCAAGCAACGAATTATCAGAATGCTGATGATACCAGTGCTCGTGTCAATGGCGCCAATTTCTACAACCATGTACTCTGCAGCCCCTATTATACAGCATATTTTACCAGAGCGAAGAAGAATCGCCTGACTCTGCTGGAAATATTCAGTGAAGGCGAATTGACCTTCCAGCTAAACTCGCAAACCATTGAACTGTTAAGTGACTTTAACCTGTCTGAAAAACAGCGGCAACGTCTGACACCATTTTTAAGTGAACGCATAATGGAGCGTTCTGAAATGGATGCTTTGTTGAGTAGGTTGTTTCCTGACCCTGGCAAACAGAAAACGAATCGTCAACGCATTTTGGAAGCCTGTGCTGTGACAGCGTTTCGTCATCAGGGCCGCCCGTTTCCGATCCTTATCTGTGATGATGCCCCTCAGTTTAAGGGGATCACCGAACATCTTGGTCTATGCTGGGTCCACGAAGGCAGGCATTACAAGAAACTGCAGCCGTTCATGGAAAATAATCGCGAGAAACTGGCAAAAGTGCTCAGTGACTTTTGGGATTATTACCATTGCCTGCGGAGCTATAAAGAGGCTCCCTCCAAGGCTGAAGCTGAACGTCTTTCCGAGCAGTTCGACACCTTATTCCTGCAAACAACAGGCTATGATCAGCTAGATGACCGTTTACGGAAAACATGGGCCAAGAAGGATAATCTTCTGCTTGTCCTGCAATATCCGCACATTCCTTTGCATAATAATTCTGCGGAACTTGGTGCCAGAGTTCAGGCACGAAAACGGGATGTCAGTTTCCAGACGAAAAACGAAAAAGGGACTCAAGCAAAAGACACCATGATGACTGTGGTCGAAACTGCAAAAAAAATGTCGGTCAATGTGTTTGAATACATCCATGACCGTATCAGCAAAAAGTACGAAATGCCCTCCTTGGCATCCATCATTTCATCTCAATCTCAGCATACTGCTTCCGACCCCGCCTGAAAATATTCCTGTTACCCTGGTTTTTGGAGAGGATACCTGAAGTGGAACGTAAAAATTTGCAGACTGCGTCTATCAAGGATGCCGGGGCGGAATAATTTCGAGAGACGAGGTCGGAAAGAATAAACGGTATCTCTGGTACCTCCAGCTAGGAATCGATACTGTTGTTCTGTTGTTGGAGCTGTATGAAAGCACGAACGGAAACTAAAAAAGAACAGTACTGCTTTGTTCAGTGATGTTATATTCTCACTTTAGGTGGAAGGTTATGAAAAAAAATATCAAAATAGTAATGCATAGTAAATATTTTCTGTTGGTTTTCTTGGTTTTCCTGTCTCTTTTCTCCTGCACAAATAAGCCGTTTCTCCCTGTGGATCTCCCTGATTCCGATTCGAAGAAAAACGAAAAAAATGCAGGAAGCCTGTCTGCGTCATCCAACCCGCATGGCGTTCGCGAACGTATACCCTCCCCATTAACCGATGAAGAGCTTGAGATGGCAAAAATTGCTTGGAAATTTTTCGAGCAGAATACTCAGGACAATGGATTATGCAATGCTGTGGATCAGTATCCTTCCACCACCATGTGGGACACAGCGTCTTATATAGGAGGGCTTGTTTCTGCCTATGAGCTGGGGGTTATAAAGAAGCAGGAATTCAACATGCGTATGACTAAATTGTTAGGAATGCTCAACCGCCTGGAATTTTTTAATAATGAGCTTCCTAATAAAGTCTATCATACCCAGAGCGGTATTAAAGTTAATTATAGCAATGAAGAGGGCGAAGTAGGATATTCAGCCGTCGACATGGGGCGGATGCTGATTTGGTTCAAAATTGTTAAAGAACGTTACCCTATCCATGCGGCAGCTATTGATAATTTTGTGTTAAAGTGGGATTTTTCCAATGTAGTTAACAAAAATGGTACGTTATATTCAGCGATGTTTTTGAATGGTGAAATCAGGTATCTTCAGGAGGGCCGTCTCGGTTATGAGGAATATGCGGCAAAAGGGTTTCAGCTTTGGGGGTTTGATACAGAGCGAGCTTCAAAGTTAGAGCCGTATCAGACAATTCCTATATATGGTATAGATATTCCTTATGACAGTCGTGATCCACGTGAGCTTGTGGCTCATAATTATGTGGTTACAGAAAGTTATGTCCTTGATGCCATAGAGTTGGGATGGGACCTGCCGTCTGATCGTACCAGTCCTGAGGATGTGTACACTGACCAGGCAATGGCGAATTTTGGACGAAGGATTTTTGCGGTACAGGAGGCTCGATATCAGGATACCGGTATCCTGACCGCCCGTACCGAACATCAGCTGGATCAGGCTCCTTATTTTGTTTACGATACCATCTATAGCGACGGATATCCTTGGAATACTATTGATGCCGGGAGTAATCATGCACCAAAATACGCCGCCTTGGCTCTCAAGGGTGCATTCGGCATCTGGGCTGTTTGGGACATGCCGTATTCACAGACATTGATTGACGCTGTCGGACATCTGTATGATTCGGAAAAAGGTTTTTACGAAGGAATATACGAAAATGGCTCAGGTCAGATTGATATTTTTACGGCCAATAACAACGGTATTATTTTGGAATGCCTCCTCTATAAAGCGCGGGGTAAAATATTGCGTTTCGGTCAGCCGCATCCTTCGCGCTGGGACAAAGTTATGAAGGAATGTCCGTCTGGGGCCCAAGATCTCGCTCAATGTATGCGTAGCAGGAAAAAATGATGCATTTACGTTCCCTATTTTCCTCCTTTCTTATTGCGGTTTTCCTCCTGGCTTCGTTGGCAGGTTGCGGTCTTATCGTTCGGGGAACTCAAAAAGGAGTGACTGAAGTTGCTAATTCCGAATTGTTCTGGCAGGGTAGGCACGGTAAATTAAGTGATCAGGAAATGCAATGGGTCAAGGCGGCTTGGCAGTATTTTGTCAAAAATTATCATGCAGAAACCGGCTTGGTCAACGGAGTTGAAGGATTCAGCACCGCCAGTGTCTGGAACGTTGCTGACATCATCTCCGCCACAATAGCTGCGCATGAATTTGAACTGATTGATGATTACGAGTTTGATCACCGTATGACGCCGCTTTTGGAGTTTCTTAATCAGATGTCTCTGTCATACGGCATGATGCCTGACGTGTTTTATAGTACTGAAAGTGGTGGCATTGTTGATCAGGGCGGAAAGGATTACGAGGAAAAAGAAGAAAGCGAAGGTGGTGAAGGCAGCAGTGGAAATAAGAAAGGCGGCACCGGTGCAGATGGCAGTGACTTGAATGCTGATCAAAAAGGCTGGTCTGCGATCGACATCGGTCGCCTGATGATCTGGTTGCAGATACTTCGTGGGTATGCTCCGCAATATGCTGAATATATTGATAAGGCTGTTCTGCGTTGGGATTTTTGCAAGGTGATCAATGAGTGTGGAGAATTATCCGGCGTGAACCGCAACAGCAGTGCGAGTCCCATGTCCAGAAATCCAAAGGAGCCACTCGGTTATTATGATTATGCAGCAATGGGCTATGCTGCTTGGGGCTTTCCGAAAGGTTCTTCAGCGAACAATCGCTCTTCGGTTAAAATTTACGACATAGAGCTTCCTGTCAGCAAGGACGATTTTCGTGAAACCGGCATTGCCGACCCCTTGGTCAGTTTGCCTTATCTTTTGTTGGGGTTGGAGTTTAACTGGGATGAATCAGGTGAC from Candidatus Electrothrix communis encodes the following:
- a CDS encoding acyltransferase family protein, producing the protein MNEKSRKIYIDYLRAAATVAVIFIHSTSGWYGQVENIDAVSWWVANIFNAAARFSVPVFVMASGAVLLGKTITIGDFYRKRAIRLLPPIIFWSALYTLFRIYKGMDKESLMHFLTIGIWSEGSAYFHLWYLSMFFCLMLFVPYINNVVTGKKTTRKEFTVFILLASIFFLLNTVSDLAREISNIYMYWHLLFQWYIVYFIGGYFLDKYGKSFSFGKRALVFVIVILVAVGSLGNFLIVERFHIIKDYLFLNDKGIVSLLLSFSVFLFFRRYTPDFCPAQIAAVSKNSFGIYLVHPLILDLLSSVFYKFSLPGYAHILLISPLTFIISYFFITIIRKNGYLRSIC
- a CDS encoding glycosyltransferase, with the protein product MNIAVGAWYISWRWCCSIDYSGSGIWYSLWWFSLPLAAAETCAYLGLILFTFNLWKVKDTPRRRPPRSIRECVADPDAHPDRPLQVDVFFPTVNEDPELVRLSVRDAKKVTYPSPINIKFYILDDGRRSSMKQIAEEEKVGYIVRDENVGFKAGNLAHAMERTSGDFIVICDADTRMFPTMIDHTLGYFRDPDVAWVQTPQWFYDIPEGRPLAVVWKNIFGRPGCLLAKGIERLVGPIRIGCDPLTNDPKMFYDVILRRRNWVNASFCCGAGSVHRRDAVMEAALKNYTETITNTLQKSQKLERKMNRTIRRFFAKQNIQQDIAGEYAQRLDFARSIPFTPYKFHVSEDIYTSIILHSDPERRWKSVQHPEVESKMLSPQDLRSWMVQRFKYAGGTLDIMLRDRMLFRQGLSLPQRLMYGATLWSYLGGIWNLFFLLGPIIYLFSGISPVSAYTPEFFKHILPFLLLTELAFMTGTWGVNGFPGKASYLAFFSVNIRALFTVLKGEQIKFPVTPKERQEGCFFYLVLPQFTVSLLTLLGIIYAWAMLLSGTGPHTSGGVIINTFWGGYNIIALSTLVRAAFWKPQT
- a CDS encoding DUF3131 domain-containing protein, with the translated sequence MSIPMKKGLLRARSHLAMIIGLLLASALVITLELWDTDFVEDKIAESNFHSDIKMPQPGPLTDREHEWAKTAWRYFENNYQPDTGLVNSVQDYPATTMWDTASYLMALVSAYRLEIISHHIFDTRLSYALVSLGRLELFEDKLPNKSYNTKTLAMSDYDNTPSPHGIGWSAIDLARLVVPLHMIIRQYPEYTVEVNKILQRWQWTALLKNGQMIGARVKNGRTEYVQEGRLGYEQYAARALALLGLDVSVAGDTEAYLHFYRQYGIDVPTDRRGPKKFGALNYVVSESYILDGLEFGGGRVTGEFAWRIYRVQEERYRRTGTLTAVSEDHIDRPPYFVYNTVFVNGEFWKAVTDNGKDAEEFKTLSAKAVFGWQALYRTEYTGTLLDNIKKLGDPKLGWYAGIYEKSGKVNAVLTANTNGVILESLAAMQFGGLLHLPGVKQ
- a CDS encoding pentapeptide repeat-containing protein; amino-acid sequence: MKKTAFFFSLFLLAQCISVHSATAFSQDDVEKLIATKLCKKCDLSGVRLERVDLQGAELQGANLKDAHIFQVGAQNADFSFANLTNVSIVQSDFKQALFNESRLDDIYIFQSYLQGADFRSASLKKSSLAQSDFSFSDFSGADLSRAHLSAVDFSDTRLLKADLKRSSIEHSNFVHANMEGCSLEEAKMQAVDLNKAILKRSNLKRAEFTAVSFLETEVVSSPKSRVAK
- a CDS encoding transposase, which encodes MNADSLKTLQQLHIDFDSLPDNGVQDKIMLLINIVEQLAQENQELKETVKLLKDENNRLKGEQGCPIIRPKTQSGDISSESDRKKKKTTKQPKRKKRNLVIHEKKSCPVDKEKLPADAVPKGHDTVVVQDIIIEVKNTAFKREVYYSASENRRIIGALPIEYQGGFGPGIRTLVLCLYNDSNMSQPKIHSLLQTVGVEISPATISRIITDDVTCFHDEKSEIVSAGLQATNYQNADDTSARVNGANFYNHVLCSPYYTAYFTRAKKNRLTLLEIFSEGELTFQLNSQTIELLSDFNLSEKQRQRLTPFLSERIMERSEMDALLSRLFPDPGKQKTNRQRILEACAVTAFRHQGRPFPILICDDAPQFKGITEHLGLCWVHEGRHYKKLQPFMENNREKLAKVLSDFWDYYHCLRSYKEAPSKAEAERLSEQFDTLFLQTTGYDQLDDRLRKTWAKKDNLLLVLQYPHIPLHNNSAELGARVQARKRDVSFQTKNEKGTQAKDTMMTVVETAKKMSVNVFEYIHDRISKKYEMPSLASIISSQSQHTASDPA
- a CDS encoding DUF3131 domain-containing protein, giving the protein MKKNIKIVMHSKYFLLVFLVFLSLFSCTNKPFLPVDLPDSDSKKNEKNAGSLSASSNPHGVRERIPSPLTDEELEMAKIAWKFFEQNTQDNGLCNAVDQYPSTTMWDTASYIGGLVSAYELGVIKKQEFNMRMTKLLGMLNRLEFFNNELPNKVYHTQSGIKVNYSNEEGEVGYSAVDMGRMLIWFKIVKERYPIHAAAIDNFVLKWDFSNVVNKNGTLYSAMFLNGEIRYLQEGRLGYEEYAAKGFQLWGFDTERASKLEPYQTIPIYGIDIPYDSRDPRELVAHNYVVTESYVLDAIELGWDLPSDRTSPEDVYTDQAMANFGRRIFAVQEARYQDTGILTARTEHQLDQAPYFVYDTIYSDGYPWNTIDAGSNHAPKYAALALKGAFGIWAVWDMPYSQTLIDAVGHLYDSEKGFYEGIYENGSGQIDIFTANNNGIILECLLYKARGKILRFGQPHPSRWDKVMKECPSGAQDLAQCMRSRKK